A single region of the Anguilla anguilla isolate fAngAng1 chromosome 17, fAngAng1.pri, whole genome shotgun sequence genome encodes:
- the rangap1a gene encoding ran GTPase-activating protein 1a isoform X2, with protein MASEDVAQLANSLAKTQVGEVELSYKGRGLKLDNAQSVEELVQEIEAFQGLQALRLEGNTVGVEAAKAIAKALENKGDFQCCYWSDMFTGRLRSEIPPSLISLGSALITAGARLRVLDLSDNAFGPDGVKGIEALLKSTTCHTLQELRLNNCGMGIGGGKILAAALTECHKQSSAQGAPLQLKVFIAGRNRLENEGATALAHAFQLMGSLEEIHMPQNGINHPGVTALATAVQHNLQLRVINLNDNTFTKKGAIAMAQSLRHLRNVQVINFGDCLVRSEGAAAIAEAVKVGLPILKELNLSFGEITEEAALVVAHAVQDKAHLEKLDLNGNCLGEDGCEALKETMDSMNMGDLLGSLSDDEGEPDDDEDDDEEDEEEDDDEEEEDEDEDDDEENGVKEDSDGEEGPAQPLSMVSTPTPSIKPQDSSPANDVSSFLCFPSPDKLLNLGAKRTLLIEQQVDLADAGKTAEAFLKISSVYKEEAEVRRAVLESIDAVLGKAFSNPSFQTYSFISALLVLLGLIKSEEKVKPVRVVPGHLLALDHAVRQDYFPREHIAVLNAFVSRSSRALESCTSAKNSLKSTLDRLGNAC; from the exons ATGGCTTCAGAAGATGTTGCGCAGTTGGCCAATTCATTGGCTAAGACTCAGGTGGGGGAGGTAGAGCTGAGCTACAAGGGCAGGGGACTCAAGCTGGACAATGCACAGTCTG TGGAGGAGCTGGTGCAGGAGATTGAGGCGTTCCAGGGGCTGCAGGCCCTGAGGCTGGAAGGGAACACTGTCGGGGTGGAGGCGGCAAAGGCCATCGCTAAAGCCCTGGAGAACAAGGGAGACTTTCAG tgctgctaCTGGAGTGACATGTTCACGGGCCGCCTGCGCTCCGAAATCCCTCCTTCTTTG ATCTCCCTGGGCAGTGCGCTGATCACAGCCGGAGCCCGACTCAGGGTGCTGGACCTGAGTGACAACGCCTTCGGGCCCGATGGGGTGAAGGGCATCGAGGCTCTTCTCAAGAGCACCACCTGCCACACACTGCAGGAGCTGCGCCTCAACAACTGCGGCATGGGCATTGGCGGGGGCAAG ATCCTAGCTGCAGCCTTGACGGAGTGCCATAAGCAGTCGAGTGCACAGGGAGCCCCTCTCCAGCTGAAGGTCTTCATCGCCGGCAGGAACAGGCTGGAGAACGAGGGCGCTACAGCGCTCGCCCACGCCTTCCAG ctGATGGGCAGTCTGGAGGAGATCCACATGCCCCAGAACGGCATTAACCACCCCGGGGTGACGGCGCTGGCCACCGCTGTGCAGCACAACCTACAGCTCCGGGTCATCAACCTCAACGACAACACCTTCACCAAGAAAGGAGCTATCGCCATGGCGCAG tctctgAGACACCTGCGTAACGTCCAGGTGATCAACTTTGGGGACTGTCTGGTGCGCTCTGAGGGGGCCGCAGCCATCGCTGAGGCTGTGAAGGTGGGGCTCCCCATCCTAAAG GAGCTGAACCTGTCGTTCGGGGAGATCACAGAGGAGGCGGCGCTGGTGGTGGCGCACGCCGTGCAGGACAAAGCCCATCTGGAGAAACTGGACCTCAACG gtaaCTGTCTCGGAGAGGACGGATGTGAAGCTCTGAAGGAGACCATGGACAGCATGAATATGGGGGATCTGCTGGGATCACTAAG tgATGATGAAGGAGAGCCAGATGacgatgaagatgatgatgaagaagacgaagaggaagatgatgatgaagaggaggaggatgaagatgaagatgatgatgaagagAATGGAGTGAAAGAGGACAGTGATGGAGAGGAGGGCCCAGCGCAGCCCCTGAGCATG GTGTCCACCCCAACCCCATCAATCAAACCTCAAGACTCCTCCCCTGCCAACGATgtctcttccttcctctgctTCCCCTCCCCAGACAAGCTGCTCAACCTGGGGGCCAAGAGAACGCTGCTCATCGAACAGCAG GTGGACTTGGCAGACGCAGGTAAGACTGCGGAGGCCTTCCTGAAGATCTCCTCTGTGTACAAGGAGGAGGCCGAGGTGAGGAGAGCCGTGCTGGAGAGCATAG ATGCTGTGCTGGGGAAGGCCTTCTCCAATCCCTCCTTCCAGACCTACAGCTTCATCTCTGcactgctggtgctgctgggacTGATCAAG AGTGAGGAGAAGGTGAAGCCAGTTCGGGTGGTGCCCGGGCACCTGCTGGCCCTGGACCACGCCGTGCGACAGGACTACTTCCCTCGAGAGCACATCGCCGTGCTCAACGCCTTCGTTTCGCG GTCCAGTAGGGCCCTGGAATCCTGCACCAGCGCCAAGAACAGCCTGAAGTCCACACTGGACCGGCTTGGGAACGCGTGCTAA
- the rangap1a gene encoding ran GTPase-activating protein 1a isoform X1, which produces MFSLRLWKRQGGSMASEDVAQLANSLAKTQVGEVELSYKGRGLKLDNAQSVEELVQEIEAFQGLQALRLEGNTVGVEAAKAIAKALENKGDFQCCYWSDMFTGRLRSEIPPSLISLGSALITAGARLRVLDLSDNAFGPDGVKGIEALLKSTTCHTLQELRLNNCGMGIGGGKILAAALTECHKQSSAQGAPLQLKVFIAGRNRLENEGATALAHAFQLMGSLEEIHMPQNGINHPGVTALATAVQHNLQLRVINLNDNTFTKKGAIAMAQSLRHLRNVQVINFGDCLVRSEGAAAIAEAVKVGLPILKELNLSFGEITEEAALVVAHAVQDKAHLEKLDLNGNCLGEDGCEALKETMDSMNMGDLLGSLSDDEGEPDDDEDDDEEDEEEDDDEEEEDEDEDDDEENGVKEDSDGEEGPAQPLSMVSTPTPSIKPQDSSPANDVSSFLCFPSPDKLLNLGAKRTLLIEQQVDLADAGKTAEAFLKISSVYKEEAEVRRAVLESIDAVLGKAFSNPSFQTYSFISALLVLLGLIKSEEKVKPVRVVPGHLLALDHAVRQDYFPREHIAVLNAFVSRSSRALESCTSAKNSLKSTLDRLGNAC; this is translated from the exons GTGGCTCGATGGCTTCAGAAGATGTTGCGCAGTTGGCCAATTCATTGGCTAAGACTCAGGTGGGGGAGGTAGAGCTGAGCTACAAGGGCAGGGGACTCAAGCTGGACAATGCACAGTCTG TGGAGGAGCTGGTGCAGGAGATTGAGGCGTTCCAGGGGCTGCAGGCCCTGAGGCTGGAAGGGAACACTGTCGGGGTGGAGGCGGCAAAGGCCATCGCTAAAGCCCTGGAGAACAAGGGAGACTTTCAG tgctgctaCTGGAGTGACATGTTCACGGGCCGCCTGCGCTCCGAAATCCCTCCTTCTTTG ATCTCCCTGGGCAGTGCGCTGATCACAGCCGGAGCCCGACTCAGGGTGCTGGACCTGAGTGACAACGCCTTCGGGCCCGATGGGGTGAAGGGCATCGAGGCTCTTCTCAAGAGCACCACCTGCCACACACTGCAGGAGCTGCGCCTCAACAACTGCGGCATGGGCATTGGCGGGGGCAAG ATCCTAGCTGCAGCCTTGACGGAGTGCCATAAGCAGTCGAGTGCACAGGGAGCCCCTCTCCAGCTGAAGGTCTTCATCGCCGGCAGGAACAGGCTGGAGAACGAGGGCGCTACAGCGCTCGCCCACGCCTTCCAG ctGATGGGCAGTCTGGAGGAGATCCACATGCCCCAGAACGGCATTAACCACCCCGGGGTGACGGCGCTGGCCACCGCTGTGCAGCACAACCTACAGCTCCGGGTCATCAACCTCAACGACAACACCTTCACCAAGAAAGGAGCTATCGCCATGGCGCAG tctctgAGACACCTGCGTAACGTCCAGGTGATCAACTTTGGGGACTGTCTGGTGCGCTCTGAGGGGGCCGCAGCCATCGCTGAGGCTGTGAAGGTGGGGCTCCCCATCCTAAAG GAGCTGAACCTGTCGTTCGGGGAGATCACAGAGGAGGCGGCGCTGGTGGTGGCGCACGCCGTGCAGGACAAAGCCCATCTGGAGAAACTGGACCTCAACG gtaaCTGTCTCGGAGAGGACGGATGTGAAGCTCTGAAGGAGACCATGGACAGCATGAATATGGGGGATCTGCTGGGATCACTAAG tgATGATGAAGGAGAGCCAGATGacgatgaagatgatgatgaagaagacgaagaggaagatgatgatgaagaggaggaggatgaagatgaagatgatgatgaagagAATGGAGTGAAAGAGGACAGTGATGGAGAGGAGGGCCCAGCGCAGCCCCTGAGCATG GTGTCCACCCCAACCCCATCAATCAAACCTCAAGACTCCTCCCCTGCCAACGATgtctcttccttcctctgctTCCCCTCCCCAGACAAGCTGCTCAACCTGGGGGCCAAGAGAACGCTGCTCATCGAACAGCAG GTGGACTTGGCAGACGCAGGTAAGACTGCGGAGGCCTTCCTGAAGATCTCCTCTGTGTACAAGGAGGAGGCCGAGGTGAGGAGAGCCGTGCTGGAGAGCATAG ATGCTGTGCTGGGGAAGGCCTTCTCCAATCCCTCCTTCCAGACCTACAGCTTCATCTCTGcactgctggtgctgctgggacTGATCAAG AGTGAGGAGAAGGTGAAGCCAGTTCGGGTGGTGCCCGGGCACCTGCTGGCCCTGGACCACGCCGTGCGACAGGACTACTTCCCTCGAGAGCACATCGCCGTGCTCAACGCCTTCGTTTCGCG GTCCAGTAGGGCCCTGGAATCCTGCACCAGCGCCAAGAACAGCCTGAAGTCCACACTGGACCGGCTTGGGAACGCGTGCTAA